In Rutidosis leptorrhynchoides isolate AG116_Rl617_1_P2 chromosome 2, CSIRO_AGI_Rlap_v1, whole genome shotgun sequence, one genomic interval encodes:
- the LOC139891401 gene encoding mitochondrial import inner membrane translocase subunit TIM17-2 produces MGTPETSREPCPDRILDDVGGAFGMGAVGGAAFHFIKGTYNSPKGERLTGGVQTVRMNAPRVGGSFAVWGGLFSTFDCTMVYVRQKEDPWNSIIAGAATGGFLSMRQGLGAASRSAVFGGVLLAMIEGAGIMLNKIMSAPQNFPPMEEAMPSNMGGVPPISMGHLPNQAQVNMDGMTSSPSSSSSSSSWFGGLFGGDKQQENVPSSDAKTQVLESFDAPNPPSFEYK; encoded by the coding sequence ATGGGAACACCAGAAACCTCTCGTGAACCATGTCCCGACCGTATACTTGACGACGTAGGTGGAGCCTTTGGCATGGGTGCAGTTGGAGGTGCAGCCTTCCACTTCATAAAAGGCACCTACAACTCACCAAAAGGTGAACGCTTAACCGGAGGAGTTCAAACCGTTCGAATGAATGCCCCACGTGTTGGTGGCAGTTTTGCAGTTTGGGGCGGCCTTTTCTCAACTTTTGATTGCACAATGGTTTATGTCCGCCAAAAAGAGGACCCTTGGAACTCGATTATAGCCGGTGCGGCAACAGGCGGTTTCCTCAGTATGCGTCAGGGACTCGGTGCGGCGTCCAGGTCAGCAGTTTTCGGTGGAGTGTTACTTGCTATGATTGAGGGAGCTGGAATCATGTTAAATAAGATCATGAGTGCACCTCAAAATTTCCCTCCAATGGAAGAGGCCATGCCGTCTAACATGGGTGGGGTACCGCCTATTTCAATGGGACATTTACCTAATCAAGCTCAAGTGAACATGGATGGTATGACATcatcgccatcatcatcatcatcatcatcatcatggtttGGAGGACTGTTTGGTGGTGATAAGCAACAGGAGAATGTCCCAAGCAGTGATGCAAAAACACAGGTTCTAGAAAGTTTTGATGCTCCAAACCCGCCTTCTTTTGAATACAAATAA